Sequence from the Punica granatum isolate Tunisia-2019 unplaced genomic scaffold, ASM765513v2 Contig00334, whole genome shotgun sequence genome:
AACAACATGAAAGAATCATTATCAGCTCATCAGCTGGGCTCACACTGTCAAGAAAAGCATCAGACGGGGGGCCGCTTCGCCGGTCATCGTCTTCATCTGCTAACGGCCCCACGCAAATGGACACCGGCAGTTGGAATCCAGCGGGAAATAACGGTCACCAGCCGTCGGGAATCATCCTCCACTCATCAGAATTTTTGTTCCGCCGATTGCTGGAATCTAATAGTAAATCTTCATTGCACGGCCGCCTCATCTTCCGATAATCGGTCTCCGATTCCACATAAATACTTATACGGCCTGAGTATCATACAATACACTTGGGATATGGAAACATCAGGTGTAACTAATAACGCACTCACATAATGTAATATTCAGAGGCTTGCACCAACTTTGTGTATGCAACCTAACCTCAATCATTATGCTTATTACGGTTTACACTCGTCAAGAAAACACGCGTATATAGTATCTGTACAACGTTTCGTCATAAAGGTTTACGCTCGTCAATAAAACGTGCATGGAGCCTAAAGCGGTATAATAACCATTTCATACAGGTTCAAATCACACCAGTTATAAGTTCTCGAATAATGAACATATCCTATGGTTTGTTCTCAATGTCGTCTTCATTGCTTGGCGGCATAATATGCCCCAAGAGATTTTGGAACTAGACAAAagccttctgtcatgtgggaACACAGCAGATTGACAGACAAACATTTCTCGATCTTTTGTATTGAACCATTTTGCTCGACCTTTTTTGGGTCAAAGCATATAAAGGCAGCtggtaattattattattacaactaCTTGTACtcaagaaattaataattgatatCAAATTCAAATTGGACATTTGGATTGTGCTACTTGGCACTAGTCATAAAAAGCCACTTTCAGCTCTACCCCTTTTCATGAGTACCAAGTGTTGTACTACTCATAgtgtaaataatataataaggaGAAGTTCtcattgattttattttatttttctattttcttcaaaaataatttcctcctcgagaaaaagaagaagaagaagattataTAAGTCTCATGAGTCTTTTCACATTATCATCCTTGGCAGTTTGTCCAATGAATTATATTCCTTTGTAGTTTGTCCAATGAATTATATTATGCTATTGAAATATCTAATTGATGATTTTCTCTTATATTCATTCCACTATTGTAATATCCGATTGAGCATTTTCCCTTATATCCATTTTTACTGTTATGTAATATTTAATTGAGCATTTTCCCTTGTATCCATTTTTGCTATGGATTTATAACGAATACTAATTATCGtttgaggggaaaaaaaaaaacttagcCTGAAGACTTACTCAAAAGAATCCATAGGCCCATTAAAGGACCAGGCCCGGCCCACTTGGTTATGAGAAGCGGTTTTTGCAGATTTTCTGAAACAAGAGGAGGAATGAAATTCATGgcgcgtttggtttcaaaattaaagtaattttgattttgattgtggaaaaaaataaatgttgtgtagtgtattgacttaaaattaaagttaaaatttttgacttgggaaatgcaTATTTTTATTCTGTAGTggattgagttaaagttaaaatttttgtgattttaaccttgaaaacaaacgggccaTCAGTTTCCATCCTCCTAGAAAATGGAGAAGACAATGTCTTGCGTGCCTTTGCCATTCGAGGATGCTGGTGCAACCAAATGAAAAGAAGGGAACATATGTGTTTTCAAATTGAGAAAACGGGAAACCGGGCAAGTCTTTGGAGTTGGGACCCGAATCATGCCCACGATCCGTTGGAGACGCATCTCACGGGTTTTTCCATCTTATAAGTTTCTTTCACCGCTTCGCCTACTCATAAAGTTAGACCTTCGGGCAAATGCGCAAGCTATTATCTCCCGACTCCTTTATGTGCACAAGATCTTACACAATCCCACGGGCAGAAGGGTGAAAATTTAACCTCCATATCTTATAAAGACGGACGGATGGACTACGAGTTCTCCAGCAAATGATTACCGGTCGAGTGCAGGATTTTCCATGGCACTGGAGGATCTGCAAGCCATCCAATCAATATTTTTGCATTCATCAGGCAGCTCACATAGTTCACATCACATAAACTCAAAACGAATGCCAATATCAGATTGAGCAGTAACTATCCCAAGTGAGGTTTCATTAGATCTCCTACCTCAGGAGTCAAAGCATGAAagcattttatattttccagGTTTCATCTTCTGTCGCGGAGCAAGTTAGTATTACCACTTCAAGAGCTACATTCGATCGATTTCAGAAACTCTAAAGCCTATTCCAAAGTATCCCAACACTCAAAGAGCCAAGACTACAGTGTCAGGGAGGAGGTGATAGTAGTAGATGATCGACTATAGCCTCATCAAGCAAGTTATCGAGCTTCCTCCATGATCAACACCTTAATCTTTCACATTAGTATTGCAATCGTAAGTTCCAATCTCATTTGCACGTTGCAAAAGAATCAATCAACTTCGTTTATATGACAAGTACGATCGCTATCTTTCCAAAAGATTATTCGACCGAGCAGGAAGAAACTCTTTCTATTTCCCTCCAATAAATAATATACGATGTTGTGGTCACAAAAACATCGCTAAGTAAGACATatgaaaggagaaaaaaaaatgtaaaaaactTGAATTGAGGAATGACAATTGCATTACCTACAGAACAACTTCACATATGTGACTATAAACTCAGCTAGCTCTGCGGTCTGTCATTTCCATGTGCTGGCCGCCGAATATCGAACTGGTCCACGTACTGCAAGGGTGTATCTGTCTCATTCCGAATCCTTCTAATCTTGGGACTCAACAAGCCCCTGTGACCAAACCCGTAAAGGTTGAGAACCTGATTATCGGCAAAATTGAATGCCCTCTCCATACTTCTCAAGCATTGCTCAACAGGGTAATCCCCATAGCTCCCACAGGGCTTGCAACCCACAAAATGTGTCACAAATGGCCACCTCTCATCTCCCAACCCGGGATGGTACTTCTCAATCATCTCCTCATACCGGTCCACTAGCCCAGCCCAGTACCCGTGCAAGTAGTAGGAGTTCTCAATAAAGACCTTGTCCATCCACTGGTCCTTCTGCGAGATCAGCAGGTAAATAAGGGCCGACTGATCGTCGGCTTCGAAAGCAGGGCGGCCCTTCAAGTTAGCTGTCAGGATCTTTCCAGCCTCATCTCTGATCGGGCCCTTGGGGCCCATCGGAGCCCAAGCATCAAGCAAATCCAACGACCACTGGCAGTTCCTGAAGAGGAAGCTCCCAGTATTCAAAGCGATCCATGACTTCTGATCAAACAGCAGATCGGGATACCCGTGAATGACCAAATTATGGTTCCCGTACTTGGAAAGCGGGATCTCGAACACCATATCGGTGAACAGCGCATCACTGTCCATCCACCATATCCACTCGACCTTGGGGTGGGATAGCATTAGCCTCCTAATCATGGGCAACTTCGCCCAGTACCCGGCAAGCTCCTTATCTAAGTGGGCCATATTGTACACAATCTCAATCCCATGAATCCTGCAGTAATCAATCTTGTTCTTGACAGCTTTCAGCAAATAATGATCACCAATAGGATTGTCACAAGGATTCGGAGGAGACCCGGTTAGGAGCAAAATCTGGGGCTTACCGTTCACGTAGTTCGGGAATTCGGGGTTCGACTCTAACCAATTCTTGCGGCTGACGTCCCAATTTTCGATCTTGGG
This genomic interval carries:
- the LOC116190152 gene encoding probable xyloglucan 6-xylosyltransferase 5 codes for the protein MGQDGFTPQKRSTTFSPLPTTATNGGGRHSSGRVITRGRQIQKTFNNIKITILCGFVTILVLRGTIGVGNLGSSEADAVNQNVIEETNRILAEIRSDSDPTDPDEPPEPEINPNVTYTLGPKIENWDVSRKNWLESNPEFPNYVNGKPQILLLTGSPPNPCDNPIGDHYLLKAVKNKIDYCRIHGIEIVYNMAHLDKELAGYWAKLPMIRRLMLSHPKVEWIWWMDSDALFTDMVFEIPLSKYGNHNLVIHGYPDLLFDQKSWIALNTGSFLFRNCQWSLDLLDAWAPMGPKGPIRDEAGKILTANLKGRPAFEADDQSALIYLLISQKDQWMDKVFIENSYYLHGYWAGLVDRYEEMIEKYHPGLGDERWPFVTHFVGCKPCGSYGDYPVEQCLRSMERAFNFADNQVLNLYGFGHRGLLSPKIRRIRNETDTPLQYVDQFDIRRPAHGNDRPQS